In Candidatus Eisenbacteria bacterium, the following are encoded in one genomic region:
- a CDS encoding class I SAM-dependent methyltransferase, which produces MHPWYEEAFGALYPIVYHHRNDAEAIAVGDRLLSIQPVASLRLLDLACGAGRVSRILKDLGADVTGLDLSPQLLEQAGRSAPRLSLVRGDMRFLPFQPKHWDGVLSIFTSFGYFENESQDLGVLDEVRRILKPAGFFMLDLGNPAWVRRSLVPMSERRVGAWTIRETRHLEEEGWRVVKEVWLRHSDTSREERWTERVRLYPRDRMEKEFRIRGFAVEQVWGNYDGSPPDDDAPRLFFFCRAAD; this is translated from the coding sequence GAAGAGGCTTTTGGCGCTCTCTATCCCATCGTTTACCACCATCGGAATGACGCGGAAGCGATCGCCGTGGGGGATCGTCTCCTTTCCATCCAGCCTGTCGCATCTCTCCGGCTTCTCGATCTCGCCTGCGGCGCGGGGCGTGTATCCCGGATCCTGAAGGATCTGGGCGCCGATGTCACCGGGCTCGATCTTTCGCCACAGCTCCTCGAGCAGGCCGGCCGGTCGGCGCCCCGCCTCTCCCTTGTCCGAGGGGATATGCGTTTCCTTCCCTTCCAACCCAAACATTGGGATGGAGTTCTCTCGATTTTTACATCCTTTGGCTATTTCGAGAACGAATCTCAGGATCTTGGGGTCCTGGATGAGGTGAGACGCATCCTCAAACCGGCTGGATTCTTCATGCTCGATCTCGGCAATCCCGCATGGGTGCGGCGTTCGCTGGTTCCCATGTCGGAGCGGAGGGTGGGGGCGTGGACCATCCGCGAGACCCGCCATCTCGAGGAGGAGGGGTGGAGAGTTGTCAAAGAGGTGTGGTTGCGGCACAGTGACACAAGCCGGGAAGAGCGGTGGACGGAGAGGGTCCGCCTCTATCCGCGGGATAGGATGGAGAAGGAGTTCCGGATCCGGGGCTTCGCCGTCGAACAGGTTTGGGGGAATTATGATGGATCCCCGCCGGATGACGATGCGCCCCGGCTCTTCTTTTTCTGCAGGGCGGCAGACTGA
- the bshC gene encoding bacillithiol biosynthesis BshC encodes MTDRFWIRHGTLLETEPPAWEGGFTVQGPLFQPEEMPAGGGEGMPPQTDSFWNDLLQLNRRLGATKKALSLLKDVSRGKADVLITGQQPGILGGPLYNFLKLATTVVTARRWSEHSGRPVLPLFWGVTDDTDFGEISWTLLPDRQLRLNKIRIEPEPESQQNMVGCFPRESWQEGFDQALGLIGVEGDLNREPVWLKSLAGLPGDDWGEAFLALLLHLTGPHPLIVVDGRRPSLLSPARPLFEKYLEHLPAAMDAIKSRGEELQKRQITPLLDSESALRPIYILKESKRIRRDGEAEGMWAPNVILRPLMQGYLFPQRGVVVGLGEILYRIQMRDLYKIMDLQPPALLPRFSATILPPWVQQLPKDIVPMEWLLDIEAARAKLERSPAGEKLGHLSGGFRKKLRAILAGMAEIGSEEDKSYPQLVASVERKIDFQIKRLEEGLRAKIRARRLRENPGLAHFEEFLRPKGRLQERGLSLLTAGLFCGPDIYSEILDWVEEWGNQWSGSEGKWSHWVMGPPKDKS; translated from the coding sequence ATGACCGATCGTTTTTGGATTCGCCATGGAACATTGCTGGAAACCGAGCCGCCGGCCTGGGAGGGGGGATTTACCGTGCAGGGTCCCCTGTTCCAACCGGAGGAAATGCCGGCGGGAGGCGGTGAGGGGATGCCGCCCCAGACCGATTCCTTCTGGAACGATCTGCTGCAGCTGAACCGGAGGTTGGGAGCCACCAAGAAAGCCCTATCGCTCCTGAAAGATGTCTCGCGCGGCAAGGCCGATGTGCTGATCACCGGCCAGCAGCCCGGCATCCTCGGCGGCCCTTTATACAATTTCCTCAAACTGGCCACCACGGTTGTGACGGCCCGGCGCTGGTCGGAGCACTCCGGCCGTCCGGTGCTGCCGCTGTTTTGGGGTGTCACCGATGACACCGATTTCGGTGAGATCTCATGGACTCTGCTACCCGATCGCCAGCTCAGGTTGAACAAAATACGGATTGAGCCGGAGCCTGAATCGCAGCAAAACATGGTCGGATGTTTCCCGCGCGAATCCTGGCAGGAGGGTTTTGATCAGGCGCTGGGTCTAATAGGGGTGGAGGGGGATCTCAATCGGGAGCCGGTCTGGTTAAAATCACTGGCCGGCCTGCCGGGCGATGATTGGGGGGAGGCTTTTCTTGCCCTTCTGCTCCATCTGACCGGCCCCCATCCGCTCATCGTTGTCGACGGCCGGCGGCCGTCCCTGCTGTCTCCCGCCAGACCTCTCTTTGAAAAATATCTAGAGCATTTACCGGCGGCGATGGATGCGATTAAATCCCGGGGTGAAGAGCTGCAGAAGCGGCAGATCACTCCACTGCTCGACAGCGAGTCGGCCCTCCGGCCCATATACATTTTGAAAGAATCGAAACGGATCCGCCGCGACGGGGAAGCGGAGGGAATGTGGGCGCCCAATGTTATTCTGCGCCCCCTCATGCAGGGCTACCTGTTTCCCCAGAGGGGGGTTGTCGTTGGATTGGGGGAGATTCTTTACCGGATTCAGATGAGGGATTTGTATAAGATAATGGATCTCCAGCCACCGGCGCTCCTGCCACGGTTCAGCGCCACGATTCTTCCGCCCTGGGTTCAACAGCTGCCCAAGGATATTGTTCCCATGGAATGGCTCCTCGACATCGAAGCCGCACGCGCAAAGTTGGAGCGATCCCCGGCGGGAGAAAAATTGGGTCATCTATCGGGAGGATTCAGGAAGAAATTGCGGGCTATTCTTGCCGGCATGGCGGAGATCGGTTCGGAAGAGGATAAATCATATCCGCAACTGGTTGCTTCCGTGGAACGCAAAATCGATTTTCAGATAAAACGGTTGGAAGAAGGACTGCGGGCGAAAATCCGCGCCCGGCGGCTCAGAGAGAATCCCGGCTTGGCCCATTTTGAGGAGTTTTTAAGGCCGAAAGGACGCTTGCAGGAGCGCGGGCTTTCGCTTCTAACAGCGGGGCTTTTCTGCGGACCCGACATCTACTCCGAAATCCTTGATTGGGTGGAGGAATGGGGGAATCAGTGGAGCGGCTCGGAGGGAAAGTGGAGCCACTGGGTAATGGGTCCTCCGAAAGATAAGTCATAG